A window of Bradyrhizobium sp. AZCC 1719 genomic DNA:
GACGCTGCTCGGCAGCAGGGCGGTCGCGGGAACCTTCGATGCAAGCGTGCTCGACGCGCGCGACCGTGACGGCGTCTCGATGCGCGAGGCGATGGTGCAATTCGGCCTCGATCCTGGTGAGATCGGTGCGGCGGCGCGGGCGCGGCGCGAGCTGCATGCCTATGTCGAGCTGCATATCGAGCAGGGGCCGGTGCTGGAACAGCAAGACATTCCGGTCGGGGTAGTGACGGCCATCGCGGGCGCCACGCGGCTCGCCGCAAATCTCTCCGGCATGGCCGGCCATGCCGGCACGGTGCCGATGGCGCTGCGGCGCGACGCGCTGGCGGGCGCTGCCGAATGCATCGTCGCGGTCGAGCAATTCTGCAAGGCCGATGGCGCCGGCCTGGTCGGCACCGTCGGCGTGATCAACGCATTGCCGGGCGCAACCAACGTCATTCCGGGGCGTGTCTCCTTCACGCTCGACATCCGCGCGCCGGCCGATCCGCACCGCAAGCGCGCCGTCGCCGAGATCGTGCAGCAGATCGAGGCGATCGCGGCGCGCCGTGAACTGTCGCTGCAGATCGACGTCACCCATGAAAACCGCACCGTGCCCTGCGCGCCATGGCTGAAGGCGCAAGTCGCGGAAGCGGTTGCGGCCGAAGGCTATGGCGTGTTCGAACTGCCGAGCGGGGCGGGGCATGACGGCATGGCAATGATCGATATCGCCGATGTCGCCATGCTGTTCGTGCGCTGCCGCGGCGGGATCAGCCATAACCCGGCCGAGCATGTCGAACTTGCCGACGCAGATGCGGGGGCGCGCGTATTGCTGCGGCTGATCGAGAATTTCCGGCCGAGGTAAAGGCGGCAGGCCTAAGTTTCAGCGTTCGTCTGGATTAAATTTGCGCACCTGCAAGAGCTGACCTGAGCGCTGCTGCGATGCTGGTTTATGACAATGCTGTGACATCACAATTCATCTGACAGAAATACGAATCGACGATGTCATGAGTAGCAACACGTGATAATCGACACCACGGGACGTCGTTGATCCAAGCCTATGCATCGTCATATTTCATTTTCATCACATCACGAATACAGATTTTATCAGGGTCCGTTTGCCTCCTGTGTCGCCAACGGTATTCAGGCCGTCAATTTTCTCGGTGATCGGTTCCTGAGAAAATATCGCCCACCGGCTGGGATCGAGGAGCTGTACAGGCACTCGGTCGACAGTGCCTTTTCTCCGACGGAAGACTTTCTGGTCACGGGGGCGCCGCACGCATCCGCCTATTATCCCCGTGACTTTGCCTGGTTTTATCCCGACGTGCTCGATCCCGAGACCATCGTGGATTCCGAGGATGCTGTCCGCAGGGTTCGCTTGCTCGAAAAAAGCGTCCGGCTGATGCTTGAGGCCGTTCGCTCCAATGTCGTCACGACGACCATTGTTCCCGCAGGCCGCGATCGGTACATCGGCATCAATTACTTCTCGCTGCCGTCGGATACGCTGTTGGGCATCCTCGCGGGTCTGGAACAGATCGTGCGCGCGGACCAAAGGACATCTTCGTTTTTGGCGATGGCGCAGGGAGCCTATGCCGGCCGCTTGTTGCTTGGCGAGTATCGGAAGGACCTGGAGAAAGCGATATTTCAACTTGCCGGCTCGTTGCAGCCGTTCGACGACAACGGCCTCACAGCTTTGCTTTGTGACGTAAACGCACCCCGTTCCGCGGCAACGGATACCCGCGCCGAGCGCCGGCGGTTCGTCACCAATGCATGCGTCTACGCGACTTTTGTGCGCGGCATACGTTTAGGGGTGATCGACCGGATCGAGCTGGAAGGACTGCTCGGACGCGAGCTTTCACAGTATAAAAAGGAGTTGCTCGGGCTGTTCGGCAAGCATGGCTATGTCAGGCATTCCCTGGATTCCAGGAGCGAACCGGGGGCGTCTTCCGTTGCGCTCGACTTCGTCAATGTGCACCAGGGATTTTGGGATCTGAGCGAGGCGGGCGAACGCGCGCTGTTTGCCGCCACGACGGATCTGATACTTGGCGAGCCGCGGTTTCGAATCCCGGACACATTTCACTTCCTGGTGTCCACGGATAACCCGCAGAACAAAGATGATCCACAAGATCGCGGCTCCGGCCTACCAGGGGCGTTCCTGCTGGCCGACGTTCAACGTCGAATTCGCCGATCGCATGCTGGAGTACGATGAATTTTCCGGCACCGACAAGTACCGGTCCTGCGCCCGCGATATTTTGAGGGATATCCGTACCGCGACCGAGACGCACGGCGGATATCAGGAACTGCTGTCGGAAAACGGCCTCAAGTATCGCACGTGGGCCTATCAGGGAGCCGTCGCGCACTCCTGGTTTCCCCGTTTCCTGACGGTCTGGAGGAGGGCATACGGGACCCCG
This region includes:
- a CDS encoding allantoate amidohydrolase, which codes for MLGDEIVSRINQLGTISETPDHLARIFLSPEHRIAADLILSWMRDAGMEAHLDAIGNVCGRYEGDRPGLPCLMLGSHYDTVRDAGKWDGPLGVITAIACVADLNRRGVRLPFAIEIVGFADEEGVRFASTLLGSRAVAGTFDASVLDARDRDGVSMREAMVQFGLDPGEIGAAARARRELHAYVELHIEQGPVLEQQDIPVGVVTAIAGATRLAANLSGMAGHAGTVPMALRRDALAGAAECIVAVEQFCKADGAGLVGTVGVINALPGATNVIPGRVSFTLDIRAPADPHRKRAVAEIVQQIEAIAARRELSLQIDVTHENRTVPCAPWLKAQVAEAVAAEGYGVFELPSGAGHDGMAMIDIADVAMLFVRCRGGISHNPAEHVELADADAGARVLLRLIENFRPR